A section of the Schistosoma haematobium chromosome ZW, whole genome shotgun sequence genome encodes:
- a CDS encoding hypothetical protein (EggNog:ENOG410V8IG~COG:L): MEPAMEKLDIHSTSEAFEDYLGRFEIWSMTKKDVKGDKIVAHFLTFIGREAYSLLKTLAYPEKPISLPYTTLKELLLSHVKCTSFECRERAKFHKMVRQNDQKAREFILELQKQAAKCNFGDQLHVQLRNRLIAGINIPSLERELLRMPNCSFQDARTACINYEAVNELDIQSMKISNTLLSRRDELQSQGQSNLRSFNSDSYSRVNMKGVSTRNYKANHKGEMKFGKCLSCEKFHARNSCVFRNAKCFKCGKVGHIQSVCIATVHFASSCTKSCNLNLNNSDVSNDHLSLSTISKDSAESYDSSELDEIQNSCETTVPNQPTYQNSHAIVPGMTFPNDSHISNEITCNIEENMLNEPNHDRKPGVVWIDAGFSNDPTLCNDSPNEFHENISEESNPDVISYITCPHNAFDPCEKPAQCEARVLSDLEFDYISDDFISTAVYPYHKNSSNVYSKQCEKYVLNEATLFITWGYKDPTLFRGGG; encoded by the coding sequence atggaacctgcaatggaaaagttggatattcattcaacttcggaagcatttgaggattatttgggaaggtttgaaatctggagcatgactAAGAAAGATGTCaaaggtgataaaattgtggcacattttctgacattcattgggcgagaagcgtacagcttattaaaaactttggcatatccagaaaaacctatctcactcccttatacaactcttaaagagctattgttaagtcatgtaaaatgcaccagttttgaatgccgtgaaagggcgaagtttcataagatggttcgtcaaaatgaccaaaaggctcgggaattcatccttgaattacagaaacaagctgccaagtgtaatttcggtgatcaacttcatgtgcaactgagaaatcgattaattgcaggaattaacataccgagtttggaaagagagctgttaagaatgccaaactgttcctttcaagatgctagaaccgcatgtattaactacgaagcagtcaatgaacttgatatccagtcgatgaagatttctaatactttgcttagtcgtcgtgatgaactacaatctcagggtcaatcaaacttgcgttcatttaacagtgattcctattctcgtgtaaatatgaaaggtgtttcaacgaggaattacaaagcaaatcacaaaggtgagatgaagtttggtaaatgtttatcatgtgaaaagtttcatgctcgcaattcatgtgtatttcgtaatgctaaatgttttaaatgtggtaaggtaggacacattcagtcagtatgcattgctactgtccattttgcttcaagctgtactaaatcttgtaatttaaatttaaataattcggatgtttctaatgatcatttatctttatcaacgatttcaaaagacagtgcagagtcatatgacagttcagagttagatgaaatccagaattcttgtgagacaacagttcctaatcaaccgacttatcagaattctcatgctattgtaccaggtatgacttttcctaatgattcacatatttctaatgaaattacttgcaatattgaggaaaatatgttaaatgaacctaatcatgatcggaaacctggtgtggtttggatagatgctggtttttctaacgatcctacgctctgcaatgacagtcctaatgaatttcatgagaatatttcagaagaatcaaatcctgatgtcatatcatatattacctgtcctcataatgcatttgatccttgtgaaaaacctgctcaatgcgaagcacgagtactaagtgacctcgagtttgattacatatcggatgatttcatatcaactgctgtttacccttatcacaaaaacagttctaatgtttactctaaacaatgtgagaaatatgttttaaatgaagccacattattcataacttggggatataaagatccaacattatttcgtgggggaggatag